One Scylla paramamosain isolate STU-SP2022 chromosome 7, ASM3559412v1, whole genome shotgun sequence DNA window includes the following coding sequences:
- the LOC135101912 gene encoding tyrosine-protein phosphatase non-receptor type 11-like isoform X10 — MSSRRWFHPNVSGLVAEVLLKDRGIEGSFLARPSKSNPGDFTLSVRRNGEVTHIKIQNMGDFYDLYGGEKFATLAELVQYYMENQGQLREKNGEVIELKYPLNCADPTTERWFHGHLSGREAEKLILEKGKNGSFLVRESQSKPGDYVLSVRTDDKVTHVMIRCVENKYDVGGGRKFDTLSELVEHYRRNPMVEQSGTVVPLKMPFNATRINARGIDSRVRELSEHQGPAMGKAGFWEEFESLQQQECKQLYSRKEGQKPENRNKNRYKNILPFDHTRVILRDTDPGIPGSDYINANLISSEEDLGIEGKTYIATQGCLPSTLADFWWMVWQENTRVIVMTTKEVERGKNKCGRYWPEEGSSKDYGRITVRNISESSNNDYILREFLVVNDNKDNQSERKIFHYHFTAWPDHGVPSDPGCVLNFLHDVNKRQEDIPSAGPVVVHCSAGIGRTGTFIVIDMILDQIKRQGLDCEIDIQRTIQMVRSQRSGMVQTEAQYKFVYLAVQHHIETVQQRISAEQKSLQLGREYTNIKYSSEAAGGIEMGKSLSRSTISLPTTPSTTPRDPKRPMSTATLPKTQSENHLPSRRRHSITPKSKAS, encoded by the exons ATGGTTCCATCCCAACGTCTCGGGCCTGGTGGCGGAGGTCCTGCTGAAGGACCGAGGCATCGAGGGGTCCTTCCTGGCCCGGCCCTCCAAGTCCAATCCTGGCGACTTTACGCTCTCCGTGCG gcGGAATGGGGAGGTCACACACATCAAGATCCAGAATATGGGAGACTTCTATGACCTGTATGGCGGGGAGAAGTTTGCCACTCTGGCAGAGCTGGTGCAGTACTACATGGAGAACCAGGGTCAGCTGAGGGAAAAGAATGGAGAAGTAATTGAACTCAAGTATCCCCTCAACTGTGCTGACCCCACCACAGAGAG ATGGTTTCATGGTCACCTTTCTGGACGAGAAGCTGAGAAGCTTATCcttgagaaagggaagaatggaagctTTCTGGTGCGAGAGTCCCAGAGCAAGCCGGGTGATTATGTTTTATCTGTCCGCACAGATGACAAGGTCACCCATGTCATGATCAGATGTGTG gaaaataaatatgatgttggaggaggaagaaaattcgACACACTCAGTGAACTTGTGGAGCATTACCGGAGGAATCCAATGGTGGAGCAATCTGGCACTGTGGTTCCTCTCAAGATGCCCTTTAACGCCACCCGGATCAACGCCCGTGGCATTGATAGTAGAGTGCGAGAACTTTCG GAACACCAGGGGCCTGCCATGGGGAAAGCAGGATTCTGGGAGGAGTTTGAGTCTCTGCAACAACAGGAGTGCAAGCAACTCTACTCAcgaaaggaaggacaaaagcCAGAGAATCGCAACAAAAATCGCTACAAGAATATTCTACCCTTTGACCACACCCGAGTTATTCTGCGAGACACAGATCCAGGAATTCCAGGCTCAGACTATATCAATGCCAATCTTATAAGT AGTGAAGAAGATCTTGGGATTGAAGGCAAGACCTACATAGCAACACAAGGCTGCCTGCCCTCTACACTAGCAGATTTCTGGTGGATGGTTTGGCAGGAGAACACAAGAGTGATTGTTATGACAACCAAGGAAGTGGAGCGTGGCAAG AACAAGTGTGGACGATACTGGCCTGAAGAAGGTTCCAGCAAAGATTATGGCCGCATTACAGTCCGCAACATTTCTGAGAGTTCAAACAACGACTACATTCTTCGAGAATTTCTGGTTGTCAATGACAATAAAGATAAccagtcagaaaggaaaatatttcacTACCATTTTACA GCTTGGCCAGATCATGGTGTCCCATCAGACCCTGGCTGTGTCCTCAATTTCCTGCATGATGTAAACAAACGACAAGAGGATATTCCCTCGGCTGGACCAGTAGTAGTACACTGCTCTGCTGGGATTGGACGTACAGGGACCTTTATTGTGATTGATATGATTCTTGACCAGATCAAAAGACAAG GTCTTGACTGTGAAATAGATATCCAGCGTACCATACAGATGGTGAGATCCCAACGCTCAGGAATGGTACAGACGGAAGCCCAGTATAAGTTTGTATATTTGGCTGTGCAGCATCACATAGAAACAGTTCAGCAACGCATCTCAGCAGAACAGAAGAGCCTGCAGTTGGGGAGGGAGTACACAAATATCAAGTACagcagtgaggctgcaggaggaatTGAAATGGGGAAATCCCTTTCCCGATCAACCATCTCTCTTCCCACTactccctccaccactccacgTGATCCCAAGCGGCCCATGTCCACTGCTACTCTTCCCAAGACACAGTCAGAGAACCACTTACCAAG TCGGCGGAGACACTCAATCACTCCCAAATCCAAG
- the LOC135101912 gene encoding tyrosine-protein phosphatase non-receptor type 11-like isoform X9 produces MSSRRWFHPNVSGLVAEVLLKDRGIEGSFLARPSKSNPGDFTLSVRRNGEVTHIKIQNMGDFYDLYGGEKFATLAELVQYYMENQGQLREKNGEVIELKYPLNCADPTTERWFHGHLSGREAEKLILEKGKNGSFLVRESQSKPGDYVLSVRTDDKVTHVMIRCVENKYDVGGGRKFDTLSELVEHYRRNPMVEQSGTVVPLKMPFNATRINARGIDSRVRELSKEHQGPAMGKAGFWEEFESLQQQECKQLYSRKEGQKPENRNKNRYKNILPFDHTRVILRDTDPGIPGSDYINANLISSEEDLGIEGKTYIATQGCLPSTLADFWWMVWQENTRVIVMTTKEVERGKNKCGRYWPEEGSSKDYGRITVRNISESSNNDYILREFLVVNDNKDNQSERKIFHYHFTAWPDHGVPSDPGCVLNFLHDVNKRQEDIPSAGPVVVHCSAGIGRTGTFIVIDMILDQIKRQGLDCEIDIQRTIQMVRSQRSGMVQTEAQYKFVYLAVQHHIETVQQRISAEQKSLQLGREYTNIKYSSEAAGGIEMGKSLSRSTISLPTTPSTTPRDPKRPMSTATLPKTQSENHLPSRRRHSITPKSKAS; encoded by the exons ATGGTTCCATCCCAACGTCTCGGGCCTGGTGGCGGAGGTCCTGCTGAAGGACCGAGGCATCGAGGGGTCCTTCCTGGCCCGGCCCTCCAAGTCCAATCCTGGCGACTTTACGCTCTCCGTGCG gcGGAATGGGGAGGTCACACACATCAAGATCCAGAATATGGGAGACTTCTATGACCTGTATGGCGGGGAGAAGTTTGCCACTCTGGCAGAGCTGGTGCAGTACTACATGGAGAACCAGGGTCAGCTGAGGGAAAAGAATGGAGAAGTAATTGAACTCAAGTATCCCCTCAACTGTGCTGACCCCACCACAGAGAG ATGGTTTCATGGTCACCTTTCTGGACGAGAAGCTGAGAAGCTTATCcttgagaaagggaagaatggaagctTTCTGGTGCGAGAGTCCCAGAGCAAGCCGGGTGATTATGTTTTATCTGTCCGCACAGATGACAAGGTCACCCATGTCATGATCAGATGTGTG gaaaataaatatgatgttggaggaggaagaaaattcgACACACTCAGTGAACTTGTGGAGCATTACCGGAGGAATCCAATGGTGGAGCAATCTGGCACTGTGGTTCCTCTCAAGATGCCCTTTAACGCCACCCGGATCAACGCCCGTGGCATTGATAGTAGAGTGCGAGAACTTTCG AAGGAACACCAGGGGCCTGCCATGGGGAAAGCAGGATTCTGGGAGGAGTTTGAGTCTCTGCAACAACAGGAGTGCAAGCAACTCTACTCAcgaaaggaaggacaaaagcCAGAGAATCGCAACAAAAATCGCTACAAGAATATTCTACCCTTTGACCACACCCGAGTTATTCTGCGAGACACAGATCCAGGAATTCCAGGCTCAGACTATATCAATGCCAATCTTATAAGT AGTGAAGAAGATCTTGGGATTGAAGGCAAGACCTACATAGCAACACAAGGCTGCCTGCCCTCTACACTAGCAGATTTCTGGTGGATGGTTTGGCAGGAGAACACAAGAGTGATTGTTATGACAACCAAGGAAGTGGAGCGTGGCAAG AACAAGTGTGGACGATACTGGCCTGAAGAAGGTTCCAGCAAAGATTATGGCCGCATTACAGTCCGCAACATTTCTGAGAGTTCAAACAACGACTACATTCTTCGAGAATTTCTGGTTGTCAATGACAATAAAGATAAccagtcagaaaggaaaatatttcacTACCATTTTACA GCTTGGCCAGATCATGGTGTCCCATCAGACCCTGGCTGTGTCCTCAATTTCCTGCATGATGTAAACAAACGACAAGAGGATATTCCCTCGGCTGGACCAGTAGTAGTACACTGCTCTGCTGGGATTGGACGTACAGGGACCTTTATTGTGATTGATATGATTCTTGACCAGATCAAAAGACAAG GTCTTGACTGTGAAATAGATATCCAGCGTACCATACAGATGGTGAGATCCCAACGCTCAGGAATGGTACAGACGGAAGCCCAGTATAAGTTTGTATATTTGGCTGTGCAGCATCACATAGAAACAGTTCAGCAACGCATCTCAGCAGAACAGAAGAGCCTGCAGTTGGGGAGGGAGTACACAAATATCAAGTACagcagtgaggctgcaggaggaatTGAAATGGGGAAATCCCTTTCCCGATCAACCATCTCTCTTCCCACTactccctccaccactccacgTGATCCCAAGCGGCCCATGTCCACTGCTACTCTTCCCAAGACACAGTCAGAGAACCACTTACCAAG TCGGCGGAGACACTCAATCACTCCCAAATCCAAG